A single genomic interval of Pseudodesulfovibrio sp. S3 harbors:
- a CDS encoding Gfo/Idh/MocA family oxidoreductase, translated as MQEKVRVLVVGLGNMGIAHAKAYHGLDGFEIVGLCSRQATSMTGLPAELAGYPRFDDYFNALEALKPDAVSINTWPDTHAEFACKAFEAGAHVFLEKPIAETVAEARKVVDAAVRADRKLVVGYILRHHPSWAKFVELAQDLGKPLVMRMNLNQQSSGSEWGVHKQLMKSLSPIVDCGVHYVDIMCLMTGARPVRVNAMGARLSDEIAKDMYNYGQLQVFFDDGSVGWYEAGWGPMMSETAFFVKDVVGPKGCVSIVAAEQAGQGHESSDIDGHTKANLLRLHHAQTDADGGFVRADELIEMEHDPGHDELCLYEQEYFLKAIRENIDLAKHMQDAVNSLRIVFAADESIRTGRPVAL; from the coding sequence ATGCAGGAAAAAGTGAGAGTGCTGGTTGTCGGGTTGGGGAACATGGGCATTGCCCATGCCAAGGCATACCACGGATTGGACGGGTTCGAGATTGTCGGGTTGTGCAGCCGACAGGCAACGAGCATGACCGGGCTGCCCGCCGAATTGGCGGGGTACCCCCGGTTCGACGACTATTTCAACGCCCTTGAAGCACTCAAGCCGGATGCCGTCAGCATCAATACCTGGCCCGACACCCATGCAGAATTCGCCTGCAAGGCCTTTGAGGCGGGCGCGCATGTCTTTTTGGAGAAGCCGATCGCCGAGACAGTGGCCGAGGCCCGAAAGGTGGTGGATGCCGCTGTCAGGGCTGACCGCAAGCTGGTGGTGGGGTATATCCTGCGCCATCACCCTTCCTGGGCAAAGTTCGTGGAGCTTGCCCAGGATTTGGGCAAGCCGCTGGTCATGCGCATGAACCTGAACCAGCAGAGCAGCGGCTCCGAATGGGGTGTGCACAAGCAGTTGATGAAGAGTCTGTCGCCCATCGTGGATTGCGGCGTGCATTACGTGGACATCATGTGTCTGATGACCGGGGCGCGTCCGGTCAGGGTCAATGCCATGGGCGCACGTCTGTCCGATGAGATCGCGAAGGACATGTATAACTACGGTCAGTTGCAAGTGTTTTTCGACGACGGCTCCGTGGGCTGGTATGAAGCGGGCTGGGGGCCGATGATGAGCGAGACCGCCTTTTTCGTGAAGGATGTGGTCGGTCCCAAGGGGTGCGTCAGCATTGTGGCGGCAGAGCAGGCTGGACAGGGGCACGAGTCATCGGACATTGACGGACACACCAAGGCCAATCTTCTGCGCCTGCACCATGCACAGACGGATGCGGACGGCGGCTTTGTTAGAGCCGACGAGCTGATCGAAATGGAGCACGATCCCGGGCACGACGAGTTGTGCCTGTATGAACAGGAATACTTCCTCAAGGCAATACGGGAGAATATCGATCTGGCTAAACATATGCAGGATGCCGTCAACAGTCTGCGCATCGTCTTTGCTGCTGACGAATCCATTCGCACCGGAAGGCCGGTTGCTTTATAA
- the mazG gene encoding nucleoside triphosphate pyrophosphohydrolase, whose translation MGEKRYDAPARAMKELLAVIDALIAPDGCPWDQEQTPRSMCDYLIEEAFELIEGIRSGDTREAMEELGDVMFILLFVATLYERDGAHTLEDSINYSAAKMIRRHPHVFGNKNFKNISELWDNWERTKRAENAMTGKKGMFDSLPTGLPPLLKAYRINSKAARNAFTWDSDEAVENQLKEEWQEWQEALDSGNQEESEREFGDYLFTLVELGRRKGIKANAALDFANQKFLGRFGKMEELAEMRRLTMSELSLEEMNSLWDEVKNWDES comes from the coding sequence ATGGGCGAAAAGAGATATGACGCCCCTGCCCGGGCCATGAAAGAACTTCTCGCAGTCATCGACGCCCTGATCGCGCCCGACGGCTGCCCCTGGGACCAGGAACAGACCCCCCGCTCCATGTGCGACTACCTGATCGAGGAGGCCTTCGAACTCATCGAGGGCATCAGGTCGGGCGACACCCGCGAGGCCATGGAAGAGTTGGGCGACGTCATGTTCATCCTCCTGTTCGTGGCCACCCTCTATGAGCGGGACGGCGCGCATACCCTGGAAGATTCCATCAATTACAGTGCAGCCAAGATGATCCGCCGACACCCCCATGTCTTCGGCAACAAGAATTTCAAGAACATCAGTGAGCTCTGGGACAACTGGGAGCGCACCAAGCGCGCAGAGAACGCAATGACCGGCAAAAAGGGTATGTTCGATTCCCTCCCAACCGGTCTCCCTCCCCTGCTCAAGGCCTACCGCATCAACTCCAAGGCCGCCCGCAATGCATTCACCTGGGATTCGGACGAGGCTGTGGAGAACCAGCTCAAGGAAGAATGGCAGGAATGGCAGGAAGCCCTGGATTCAGGCAACCAGGAAGAATCGGAAAGGGAATTCGGCGACTACCTTTTCACCTTGGTGGAACTGGGACGGCGCAAGGGTATCAAGGCCAATGCCGCACTGGACTTCGCCAACCAGAAATTTCTCGGACGGTTCGGCAAAATGGAAGAACTGGCTGAAATGCGCCGCCTCACCATGTCCGAACTCAGTCTGGAAGAAATGAACAGCCTCTGGGATGAAGTGAAGAACTGGGACGAATCCTAA
- a CDS encoding CvpA family protein: MNFLDIILICILILFLLRGFFRGLIQEVLSLIAVVLAIFLASNFNHLIAPHVKMYIDSEITVSALSYSLIFFGTLIVIWLLIKLLKSALEISLLGWIDRTAGGIFGLIEGVLICLVGLMFLQTFAPRSDILTESAIAPQAQHMVNKMGEYVDLPSPEEALNSAKSVLGIKGNDSAE, encoded by the coding sequence ATGAATTTTCTGGATATCATTCTCATATGCATACTCATTTTGTTTCTCTTGCGTGGTTTTTTCCGCGGCCTGATTCAGGAAGTTCTCTCCCTGATCGCAGTAGTGCTGGCCATTTTCCTGGCCTCCAATTTCAATCACCTGATCGCTCCGCACGTCAAAATGTACATCGACAGCGAGATCACGGTCAGCGCGCTCTCCTATTCACTCATTTTCTTCGGCACCCTCATCGTGATCTGGCTGCTGATCAAGCTGCTCAAGTCCGCATTGGAAATCAGCCTGCTCGGATGGATCGACAGGACTGCCGGCGGCATTTTCGGCTTGATCGAAGGGGTGCTCATCTGCCTGGTGGGCCTGATGTTCCTCCAGACATTCGCTCCGCGCTCGGATATCCTCACCGAATCGGCCATTGCGCCCCAGGCACAGCACATGGTCAACAAAATGGGAGAATATGTCGACCTGCCTTCCCCCGAAGAAGCCCTTAATTCCGCCAAGAGCGTATTGGGCATCAAAGGCAATGATTCGGCAGAGTAA
- the rfbC gene encoding dTDP-4-dehydrorhamnose 3,5-epimerase yields MQVHETEFPGLLVLVPKVFQDERGFFLESYNHQLFKNIGIDCDFVQDNHAYSRDIGVLRGFHFQVPPAAQAKLVWVTRGAVLDVVVDLRKGSPTYGKWQHVILSSANFKRMFIPRGFGHGYVTIMPDTEFQYKVDAPYSPEHEGGIIWNDPDIGMEWESGLDGRAPILSEKDRRLPRLADFDSPFTYED; encoded by the coding sequence ATGCAGGTCCACGAGACAGAATTTCCCGGCCTCCTTGTTCTGGTCCCCAAAGTGTTCCAGGATGAGCGAGGTTTTTTCCTGGAAAGTTATAATCATCAGTTATTCAAGAATATTGGAATAGACTGCGATTTCGTGCAGGACAATCATGCCTATTCAAGGGATATCGGCGTCCTGCGCGGATTCCATTTCCAGGTGCCGCCTGCGGCCCAGGCCAAGCTGGTATGGGTGACGCGCGGCGCGGTCCTTGACGTTGTCGTGGATCTGCGCAAGGGGTCGCCGACCTATGGAAAGTGGCAGCACGTCATCCTGAGTTCCGCCAACTTCAAACGCATGTTCATTCCCCGGGGATTCGGTCACGGTTATGTCACCATCATGCCTGACACCGAGTTTCAATACAAGGTGGACGCCCCCTATTCCCCCGAGCACGAGGGGGGCATCATCTGGAATGATCCTGATATTGGCATGGAATGGGAAAGCGGTCTGGACGGCCGGGCGCCCATACTGTCCGAAAAGGACAGGCGGTTGCCGAGGCTTGCCGATTTCGATTCCCCCTTCACCTACGAGGATTAA
- a CDS encoding mannose-1-phosphate guanylyltransferase/mannose-6-phosphate isomerase has translation MNDTGSVKESFSQDCHAIILAGGSGTRLWPLSRNLLPKQLLVLGGETTLLQQTVTRVLEAFDPSRVWVVTNEEHVFEVRKQVASIDEALERQVLAEPLGRNTLPAIMLGLDKVVEADPKALAAVFPSDHLIRNGQAWVSDLMRASLLAADKQFVTFGVEPDKPETGYGYIALGKDLGQGAYRVEGFVEKPDFATAQRFVREGSHLWNSGMFLFSAKHFLTQVARCEPVLWDWWMSRDETPLVQGYRDIPNISVDYGVVEKIDNIAVIRAGFAWDDLGSWEAMYRVGDKDENGNVIQGDVLAMNCRNSLLISEGGKLAVSGLSDMIMVQTRDATLSCPMDQVQSVRDVVAALKAQGSQLVESHSTVYRPWGNYTVLEEGPQYKIKRIQVNPGARLSSQMHHHRSEHWVVVDGTAEVEVDNTPVILVENQSVDIPKASQHRLANPGKVPLNIIEIQSGPYLEEDDIVRFEDVYGRVKK, from the coding sequence ATGAATGATACCGGTTCGGTCAAAGAAAGTTTTTCCCAAGACTGTCACGCCATCATCCTGGCGGGCGGTTCCGGCACAAGATTGTGGCCGCTTTCCCGTAACCTCCTCCCCAAACAGCTTCTGGTCCTGGGCGGCGAAACCACATTGCTGCAGCAGACCGTGACCCGTGTGCTCGAGGCATTCGATCCTTCGCGCGTCTGGGTTGTGACCAACGAAGAGCATGTCTTCGAAGTGCGCAAGCAGGTGGCTTCCATAGACGAGGCCTTGGAACGGCAGGTCTTGGCCGAGCCCTTGGGCAGGAACACCCTGCCCGCAATCATGCTGGGGCTGGACAAGGTGGTGGAGGCCGATCCCAAGGCTCTGGCCGCGGTTTTTCCGTCCGATCATCTCATTCGCAACGGCCAGGCCTGGGTGTCGGATCTCATGCGTGCTTCACTCCTGGCCGCAGACAAGCAGTTCGTGACATTCGGCGTGGAGCCGGACAAGCCCGAAACCGGGTACGGTTACATAGCCTTGGGCAAAGATCTGGGGCAGGGCGCATACCGGGTGGAAGGCTTCGTGGAAAAGCCGGATTTCGCCACTGCACAAAGGTTTGTTCGTGAAGGCTCCCACCTTTGGAACAGCGGCATGTTCCTGTTTTCCGCCAAGCATTTCCTGACTCAGGTTGCCCGTTGCGAGCCGGTCCTGTGGGACTGGTGGATGTCGCGGGATGAAACGCCCCTGGTACAGGGGTATAGGGATATTCCCAATATTTCAGTTGACTACGGTGTGGTTGAAAAGATCGACAACATTGCGGTGATCCGGGCAGGTTTTGCCTGGGACGACCTTGGAAGCTGGGAGGCCATGTACCGCGTGGGCGACAAGGATGAAAACGGCAACGTCATCCAGGGCGATGTCCTGGCCATGAACTGCCGTAATTCCCTGCTCATCAGCGAAGGGGGCAAACTGGCCGTGTCGGGATTGTCCGACATGATCATGGTGCAGACTCGCGATGCCACTCTGTCCTGTCCCATGGACCAGGTCCAGTCCGTGCGCGACGTGGTGGCCGCCCTCAAGGCCCAAGGAAGTCAGCTCGTGGAAAGTCATTCCACCGTGTACCGGCCCTGGGGCAACTACACCGTCTTGGAGGAGGGGCCGCAGTACAAGATCAAGCGTATCCAGGTTAATCCCGGCGCCCGTCTGAGTTCCCAGATGCACCATCACCGCAGCGAACACTGGGTGGTGGTGGACGGCACGGCCGAAGTTGAGGTGGATAATACGCCGGTGATATTGGTCGAGAATCAGTCCGTGGACATCCCCAAGGCGTCCCAGCATCGTCTGGCCAATCCCGGAAAAGTACCCTTGAATATTATCGAGATTCAGAGCGGCCCGTATCTGGAGGAGGATGATATCGTTAGATTTGAGGATGTGTACGGGCGTGTGAAGAAATAA
- a CDS encoding cytochrome c3 family protein, with the protein MEERKASKRCGGVFPFIIGFLATCVLGWAVIPGMFFCEEEQPVWFSHAIHVDGQGMDCESCHYFRDDGSYAGFPTNEVCAECHAVDPEEAMEAIAEAGIDPSDYEAIMKAEIEAIEDNLASSEDNTKQAEREYVVKYLIQGKEVPWLNYQYQPDNVYFSHAAHKDLSIAELAGMKKELSSVVDSAVFEGEAPEQNCNLCHMKDIQLNDVPPAFQRNILSGYSKMTMKMWKCERCHALKGQPNACYTCHK; encoded by the coding sequence ATGGAGGAGAGAAAAGCATCGAAACGGTGTGGAGGGGTGTTTCCCTTTATCATCGGCTTTCTGGCCACTTGCGTTTTGGGGTGGGCTGTAATCCCCGGCATGTTCTTCTGTGAAGAGGAGCAGCCTGTCTGGTTCAGCCATGCCATCCACGTAGACGGCCAAGGAATGGATTGCGAAAGCTGTCACTATTTCCGGGACGACGGCTCTTATGCCGGTTTCCCGACCAACGAAGTGTGCGCCGAGTGTCATGCGGTCGATCCTGAAGAGGCAATGGAAGCCATTGCCGAAGCCGGTATCGATCCGTCGGACTACGAAGCCATCATGAAAGCCGAGATCGAAGCCATCGAAGACAATCTGGCTTCCTCGGAAGACAACACGAAGCAGGCTGAACGCGAGTACGTGGTCAAGTACCTGATCCAGGGCAAGGAAGTTCCCTGGCTGAACTATCAGTATCAGCCGGATAACGTCTACTTCTCTCATGCTGCTCACAAGGATCTCAGTATCGCAGAGCTGGCCGGGATGAAGAAGGAGTTGTCCAGCGTGGTCGACTCTGCAGTGTTCGAGGGCGAAGCTCCTGAGCAGAACTGCAACCTGTGTCATATGAAGGACATTCAGCTGAACGATGTGCCTCCGGCATTCCAGCGGAACATCCTTTCCGGCTACAGCAAGATGACCATGAAGATGTGGAAGTGCGAACGGTGTCACGCCCTCAAGGGCCAGCCTAACGCCTGCTACACCTGCCATAAGTAA
- the qrcB gene encoding menaquinone reductase molybdopterin-binding-like subunit QrcB: MSVARRAFIQMSVGATVGILFTPTVWTALDDVSIWTQNWPWIPKLKYGEVKGMPTVSKMCESGCAVKVRTVAGEAFGVEGNLENPLSGGGVCPLCANGVQVKNSPTRIKAPMLNGEEITWEKAKEVVAEKLEAAGSKVAVISGDQNGTVNEVFSALLTDKGSDAFYVMPCDMQAADKAWNGLMGGSGQIGYDLEGADVVLLAGADALESWGPTVANLKAFAANESGKFLFAGPMQTKTAAVADKWVPVPAEGMAAFVLGITYYVLQAGNTVEVADFDQFKAMVMNDYSPAKVEAATGVKADQMAAIAKQLLTASNPVVVPGGSVAAHGAAFALNLLLGGAMKALPEFGKAVASSMSRSEMLKADILKGVDTELLFVYEANPAYALPEKVKAGFTVAFDTVHNETTATADLVLPTLHGYERFDDLVSPYGVGAATYALGAPVSKPSVNAGCAATFMLGLADLGFETFEDVLGAKVDAVGADMAGLIEGAAFVVDGETPVATSFAASVLGKAAVPVKGTGAVGLAPYTLLNIGTANQATTPNAPCTISNNQLVGDYMVVMMASATAKQLGVTVGSKVKLSGGKGECEALVQIFEGVLPGVVAAPLGLGHTVGDEFSKGKGDNVYKILTVSSEAAAGASTWAGSTVNVAKI, translated from the coding sequence ATGAGCGTAGCACGCAGAGCTTTTATTCAGATGAGTGTGGGCGCCACCGTCGGTATCCTTTTTACACCGACGGTCTGGACCGCCCTTGATGATGTGTCCATTTGGACTCAGAACTGGCCCTGGATCCCCAAGTTGAAATACGGGGAAGTCAAAGGGATGCCGACTGTGTCCAAGATGTGTGAGTCCGGTTGTGCCGTGAAGGTTCGCACCGTTGCCGGTGAAGCCTTCGGTGTCGAGGGCAACCTCGAGAATCCGCTTTCCGGCGGTGGTGTCTGTCCCCTGTGCGCCAATGGCGTCCAGGTCAAGAACAGCCCGACCCGGATCAAGGCTCCCATGTTGAACGGTGAGGAAATCACCTGGGAAAAAGCCAAGGAAGTCGTGGCCGAGAAACTGGAAGCCGCCGGCAGCAAGGTCGCTGTCATCTCCGGCGATCAGAACGGCACTGTCAACGAGGTTTTTTCCGCACTGCTTACCGATAAGGGAAGCGATGCCTTCTATGTCATGCCCTGCGACATGCAGGCTGCCGACAAGGCATGGAACGGCCTGATGGGCGGTTCCGGTCAGATCGGTTACGATCTGGAAGGTGCTGACGTAGTCCTGCTGGCCGGTGCCGACGCCCTGGAATCCTGGGGTCCGACGGTTGCCAACCTCAAGGCTTTCGCTGCCAATGAATCCGGCAAATTCCTGTTTGCCGGTCCCATGCAGACCAAAACTGCCGCAGTCGCCGACAAGTGGGTGCCGGTCCCGGCAGAAGGCATGGCCGCCTTTGTCCTGGGCATCACCTATTACGTCCTGCAGGCAGGCAATACCGTGGAAGTGGCTGATTTCGATCAGTTCAAGGCCATGGTCATGAATGACTACAGCCCGGCCAAGGTCGAGGCCGCCACCGGCGTCAAAGCCGATCAGATGGCTGCCATTGCAAAGCAGTTGCTGACCGCTTCCAACCCCGTGGTTGTTCCCGGTGGTTCCGTTGCAGCTCACGGCGCAGCCTTTGCCCTGAACCTGCTGCTCGGCGGTGCCATGAAGGCTCTGCCCGAGTTTGGTAAGGCCGTTGCTTCCTCCATGAGCCGCTCCGAGATGCTCAAGGCGGATATCCTGAAAGGCGTCGACACCGAGTTGCTGTTCGTCTACGAAGCCAATCCCGCCTATGCCTTGCCCGAGAAGGTCAAGGCCGGTTTCACAGTGGCCTTTGATACTGTCCATAACGAGACCACCGCTACCGCAGATTTGGTTCTGCCTACCCTGCACGGGTACGAGCGGTTCGACGACCTGGTCAGCCCCTATGGTGTGGGTGCAGCTACCTACGCCCTTGGCGCACCGGTTTCCAAGCCGTCCGTCAATGCGGGTTGTGCAGCCACCTTCATGCTCGGTCTGGCCGATCTCGGCTTCGAGACCTTCGAGGATGTCCTGGGCGCCAAGGTTGACGCCGTCGGTGCCGACATGGCCGGTTTGATCGAAGGTGCGGCATTCGTGGTCGACGGGGAAACCCCTGTTGCGACGAGTTTCGCCGCCAGTGTGCTGGGCAAGGCTGCCGTTCCCGTCAAGGGAACCGGGGCCGTGGGACTCGCTCCTTATACCCTGCTCAACATCGGTACCGCCAATCAGGCCACCACACCCAACGCTCCTTGCACCATCAGCAACAATCAGCTTGTAGGCGACTACATGGTTGTCATGATGGCTTCGGCCACGGCCAAGCAGTTGGGCGTGACCGTTGGCTCCAAGGTGAAGCTCTCCGGTGGAAAGGGCGAATGCGAAGCCCTGGTACAGATATTCGAAGGCGTCCTGCCCGGCGTCGTGGCTGCCCCTCTGGGCCTGGGTCACACTGTCGGCGACGAGTTCTCGAAGGGCAAGGGCGATAATGTCTACAAGATCCTCACGGTGAGCTCAGAGGCTGCCGCTGGCGCCTCCACTTGGGCCGGTTCCACTGTGAATGTCGCCAAAATCTAG
- the qrcC gene encoding menaquinone reductase iron-sulfur cluster-binding subunit QrcC has product MQTKEFKIKWGMVIDIDKCTGCGACMVGCQVENNIAPMTKKDPYNYVQALTKDRDDASNKLKTLTWMTVYELSNGQAFPEHETAYLPRPCMQCGNPACVPVCPVIATDKNEEGGIVSQIYPRCIGCRYCMAACPYHARYFNWWDPLWPEGMDKGLSPAVSVRPRGVVEKCNFCHSRYLDAKDKARMDGEDPMNLADGAYNTACADICPTKAITFGDLNNPEHAVHDLAKSPHAFRLLEKLGLAPQVYYMSEREWVRKQGDNYNAGGGGH; this is encoded by the coding sequence ATGCAAACAAAAGAATTCAAAATCAAGTGGGGCATGGTCATTGATATTGACAAATGCACCGGCTGCGGGGCCTGTATGGTCGGCTGTCAGGTGGAGAACAATATCGCTCCCATGACCAAAAAGGACCCCTATAACTACGTTCAGGCCTTGACCAAGGATCGCGACGACGCCTCCAACAAGCTCAAGACTCTGACTTGGATGACCGTTTACGAATTGTCCAACGGCCAGGCTTTCCCGGAGCACGAGACTGCCTATCTGCCCAGGCCCTGTATGCAGTGCGGCAACCCCGCGTGTGTGCCGGTCTGCCCGGTTATTGCCACGGACAAGAACGAAGAGGGCGGCATCGTCTCTCAGATCTACCCCCGTTGTATCGGTTGTAGATACTGTATGGCTGCCTGTCCCTACCATGCACGCTACTTCAACTGGTGGGATCCGCTCTGGCCGGAAGGCATGGACAAGGGCCTCAGCCCTGCCGTGTCCGTTCGTCCCCGCGGCGTGGTCGAGAAGTGCAACTTCTGCCATTCCCGCTACCTGGATGCCAAGGACAAGGCCCGTATGGACGGTGAAGATCCGATGAACCTGGCAGACGGCGCATACAACACCGCCTGTGCAGACATCTGTCCGACCAAGGCCATCACTTTTGGTGATCTGAACAATCCCGAACACGCGGTGCACGATCTCGCCAAGAGCCCGCATGCATTCCGTCTGCTCGAGAAACTCGGTCTGGCCCCGCAGGTCTACTACATGTCCGAGCGTGAATGGGTCCGCAAGCAGGGTGACAACTACAACGCCGGTGGCGGCGGACACTAG
- the qrcD gene encoding menaquinone reductase integral membrane subunit QrcD, producing the protein MDSKLFPEGVQRCSFGKFLIWTAVILGFFTWGLYAAVLVLYNGIGTTGLDNYFGFGAWITFDLAVIALGAGAFFTGLLKYILKIKQLEKIINLTVVVGFICYSGAMLVLTLDIGQPGRAWFGYWHPNVHSMLTEVIFCITCYCTVLIIEFVPLVLEQKQLNKIPFIHALAHNMHVNMALFAGIGAFLSTFHQGSLGGMYGVLIGRPFAFREGFFIWPWTFFLFVLSAVGSGPVFTVLVATFMEKLTGKKLVDFKTKALMGKIAGTMLCVYMFFKILDTWAWATGYLPSVGLTFDDMFYGLVYGKWLMFSEIVLCGVVPAIMLIVPAIRNRPGLLYTAAILDCIGVSLNRYIFTVQTIAFPAMPFDSWQVYVPNWVEYASSIMIIAYGFLVLSLVYRYLPLFPQERELN; encoded by the coding sequence ATGGATAGCAAACTCTTCCCGGAAGGGGTGCAGCGGTGCTCGTTCGGCAAGTTCCTGATCTGGACAGCCGTGATCCTGGGATTCTTTACCTGGGGTCTCTACGCAGCCGTGCTCGTGCTCTATAACGGAATCGGTACCACCGGCCTGGACAACTACTTCGGGTTCGGTGCCTGGATTACCTTTGACCTTGCCGTGATCGCACTCGGCGCCGGTGCATTCTTCACCGGTCTGCTCAAGTACATCCTCAAGATCAAACAACTTGAAAAGATTATCAATCTGACCGTTGTGGTCGGTTTTATCTGTTACTCCGGCGCCATGCTGGTGTTGACGCTCGACATCGGGCAGCCGGGCCGTGCATGGTTCGGTTACTGGCATCCGAACGTTCACTCCATGCTGACAGAAGTTATCTTCTGCATCACCTGTTACTGCACCGTCCTGATCATCGAGTTCGTCCCGCTGGTCCTGGAGCAGAAGCAGTTGAACAAGATTCCCTTCATTCACGCGCTCGCCCACAACATGCATGTCAACATGGCCCTGTTCGCTGGTATAGGTGCGTTTCTGTCCACCTTCCACCAGGGTTCTCTTGGCGGCATGTACGGCGTTCTGATCGGCCGTCCTTTCGCTTTCCGCGAAGGGTTCTTCATCTGGCCCTGGACCTTCTTCCTGTTCGTGCTCTCGGCTGTCGGCTCCGGCCCGGTATTCACCGTTCTGGTCGCCACCTTCATGGAGAAGCTCACCGGAAAGAAATTGGTCGACTTCAAGACCAAGGCCCTTATGGGCAAGATCGCCGGCACCATGCTGTGCGTCTACATGTTCTTCAAGATCCTCGACACCTGGGCATGGGCCACCGGCTATCTGCCTTCTGTCGGGCTGACCTTTGACGACATGTTCTATGGTCTGGTGTACGGCAAGTGGCTGATGTTCTCCGAGATCGTCCTGTGTGGTGTTGTCCCGGCGATCATGCTGATCGTCCCGGCCATCCGCAATCGTCCGGGGCTGCTTTATACCGCAGCCATTCTGGACTGCATCGGTGTATCTCTGAACCGCTACATCTTTACGGTTCAGACCATTGCCTTCCCGGCCATGCCGTTTGACTCCTGGCAGGTTTACGTCCCCAACTGGGTGGAATATGCCTCGTCCATCATGATCATCGCGTACGGCTTCCTGGTGCTGAGTCTGGTGTATCGTTACCTGCCCTTGTTCCCGCAGGAACGTGAATTGAACTAG
- a CDS encoding TAXI family TRAP transporter solute-binding subunit, with translation MKSYYQLVAVLIACFVLSLSLFACSDDPEGENTEIPVALKQGNTETTMAAAPPVKPMKSTLVTIGTGGITGVYYPTGGGIANIVNKKREVYGLSVTVESTGGSVFNINAVLAGDLEFGIVQSDRQFQAVNGLAEWENGGPRAKLRAVFSLYPETVTLVAGADSGINTIADLKGKTVNIGNPGSGQYQNSIDALEAVGLHLDDINGTNFKATAAPGLLQSGSIDALFYTVGHPSKAIGEVCQGPRKVNIVSITGVDSLFAKYPFYAPSIIPMRYYPDALNSGADVMSFGVKATLITSADIPDDVVYVVTREVFENFDEFKKLHPAFSELTKKSMLRGLSAPIHPGAMRYYREVGLK, from the coding sequence ATGAAAAGTTATTATCAGTTGGTTGCTGTCCTTATTGCGTGTTTCGTGTTGTCCCTTTCTCTGTTTGCATGCAGCGATGATCCGGAGGGCGAGAACACGGAAATTCCAGTTGCATTGAAACAGGGGAACACTGAAACGACAATGGCTGCAGCCCCCCCCGTCAAACCTATGAAATCCACTTTGGTGACTATCGGAACCGGTGGCATCACCGGGGTTTACTATCCGACAGGCGGGGGCATAGCCAATATTGTGAACAAGAAGCGGGAAGTCTATGGTCTCTCGGTTACGGTAGAATCCACCGGTGGCTCTGTGTTCAATATCAATGCTGTTTTGGCAGGGGATCTGGAATTCGGCATTGTGCAGTCCGACCGCCAGTTCCAGGCCGTCAACGGTCTTGCGGAATGGGAAAATGGAGGCCCTCGGGCAAAGCTCCGTGCCGTCTTTTCATTGTATCCGGAAACAGTGACTCTGGTCGCCGGAGCAGATTCCGGCATCAATACCATTGCAGACCTCAAAGGCAAGACAGTGAATATCGGTAACCCCGGTTCGGGACAGTATCAGAATTCCATTGATGCCCTGGAAGCCGTGGGCCTGCACCTCGACGATATTAACGGTACCAATTTTAAGGCTACAGCTGCTCCCGGTCTTTTGCAAAGCGGGAGCATAGATGCTCTGTTTTATACGGTGGGTCATCCATCCAAAGCCATTGGGGAGGTTTGCCAGGGGCCTCGCAAAGTCAATATCGTGTCCATCACAGGAGTGGATTCCCTCTTTGCCAAATACCCATTTTATGCCCCGTCCATTATTCCCATGCGGTATTACCCTGATGCCCTCAACAGCGGTGCCGATGTAATGAGTTTTGGCGTGAAAGCCACCCTGATTACCTCTGCCGATATTCCTGATGACGTCGTGTATGTGGTCACCAGAGAGGTTTTTGAGAATTTTGATGAGTTCAAGAAACTGCATCCGGCTTTTTCCGAACTGACTAAAAAAAGCATGTTGCGAGGACTGTCCGCGCCCATTCATCCCGGAGCAATGAGGTATTACAGGGAAGTTGGGTTGAAATAG